In Triticum urartu cultivar G1812 chromosome 6, Tu2.1, whole genome shotgun sequence, the following proteins share a genomic window:
- the LOC125514418 gene encoding uncharacterized WD repeat-containing protein C2A9.03-like isoform X1, translated as MEWKLRKASRFAGIPVLFGNCSYHSGSCQGGFSPRRGSMSNYHDDHVEDMEDDYDMDDPAEDMVDAHHERGLRDSDSEDDEYAHSNDKIPDTSAADARKGKDIQGIPWERLAITRENYRQTRLEQYKNYENIPNSGEAAAKECKPTVKGGMYYEFRQNTRSVKSTILHFQLRNLVWATSKHDVYLMSHYSVLHWSALSGVDTELMNVQGHVAPREKHPGSLLEGFSQTQVSTLAVKDNLLVAGGFQGELICKHLDREGISFCCRTTYDDNAITNAVEIFNTASGAVHFMASNNDSGVRDYDMERFQLCKHFQFDWPVNHTSLSPDGKLVVIVGDDPNGLLIDANSGKTLHSMKGHHDFSFASAWSPDGRTFATGNQDKTCRIWDARNLSKAVHVLKGNLGAIRSIRFTSDGQFLSMAEPADFVHIFDVKSDYNRRQELDFFGEISGMSFSPDTDALFVGVWDRTYGSLLQFGRLYNNWYHDSLL; from the exons ATGGAATGGAAACTGCGGAAGGCTTCTAGATTTGCAGGAATTCCTGTGTTGTTTGGCAACTGCTCTTACCATTCTGGCTCGT GTCAGGGAGGCTTTTCTCCTAGGAGAGGATCAATGTCCAATTATCACGACGATCACGTCGAAGACATGGAGGATGATTATGACATGGACGACCCCGCTGAGGACATGGTTGACGCCCACCACGAGCGAGGTTTAAGAGACTCCGATTCGGAGGATGACGAGTATGCCCATTCG AATGATAAGATCCCAGATACTTCGGCAGCGGATGCAAGAAAAGGGAAGGACATCCAAGGAATACCCTGGGAGAGGCTAGCTATCACAAGGGAAAACTACAGACAGACCAGATTAGAGCAGTACAAAAACTATGAGAACATTCCTAATTCTGGAGAAGCAGCAGCCAAG GAATGCAAACCGACTGTGAAAGGTGGAATGTATTATGAATTCAGACAAAATACTAGATCAGTAAAATCAACCATCCTACATTTTCAG CTGAGAAATTTAGTATGGGCTACATCCAAGCATGACGTCTACCTAATGTCACATTACTCAGTGCTTCACTGGTCAGCGTTGAGTGGTGTGGACACTGAACTTATGAATGTCCAAGGTCATGTGGCACCAAGGGAG AAGCATCCTGGAAGTCTATTAGAGGGGTTTTCTCAGACTCAAGTTAGTACCTTGGCAGTCAAGGACAATTTGCTGGTAGCTGGCGGATTTCAAGGGGAGCTAATCTGCAAG CACCTTGATCGAGAAGGAATAAGCTTTTGCTGTCGAACAACATATGATGATAATGCTATTACTAATGCAGTTGAGATATTCAATACTGCTAG TGGTGCTGTTCATTTCATGGCATCGAATAATGACTCCGGTGTAAGAGATTATGACATGGAGAGATTCCAGTTATGCAAGCACTTTCAGTTTGATTGGCCAGTAAAT CATACATCTCTGAGTCCTGACGGGAAGCTTGTTGTTATTGTGGGGGACGATCCTAATGGTTTACTTATTGATGCCAATTCAGGAAAG ACTCTTCATTCCATGAAAGGTCATCACGACTTCTCATTTGCATCAGCCTGGAGCCCTGATGGCCGAACGTTTGCTACTGGGAACCAAGACAAGACATGCCGAATCTGGGATGCGAGGAACCTATCAAAAGCAGTCCATGTATTGAAGGGTAACCTTGGAGCTATCAGATCAATCCGGTTTACGTCGGATGGGCAGTTCCTGTCGATGGCGGAACCAGCGGACTTTGTCCATATCTTTGACGTGAAGAGCGACTACAACAGAAGGCAAGAGCTGGACTTCTTCGGCGAGATATCTGGGATGTCTTTCAGCCCCGACACAGACGCCCTCTTCGTCGGCGTGTGGGATAGAACATATGGTAGCCTCCTCCAGTTTGGGCGTCTGTATAACAATTGGTACCATGACTCGCTGCTTTGA
- the LOC125514418 gene encoding uncharacterized WD repeat-containing protein C2A9.03-like isoform X2 produces MSNYHDDHVEDMEDDYDMDDPAEDMVDAHHERGLRDSDSEDDEYAHSNDKIPDTSAADARKGKDIQGIPWERLAITRENYRQTRLEQYKNYENIPNSGEAAAKECKPTVKGGMYYEFRQNTRSVKSTILHFQLRNLVWATSKHDVYLMSHYSVLHWSALSGVDTELMNVQGHVAPREKHPGSLLEGFSQTQVSTLAVKDNLLVAGGFQGELICKHLDREGISFCCRTTYDDNAITNAVEIFNTASGAVHFMASNNDSGVRDYDMERFQLCKHFQFDWPVNHTSLSPDGKLVVIVGDDPNGLLIDANSGKTLHSMKGHHDFSFASAWSPDGRTFATGNQDKTCRIWDARNLSKAVHVLKGNLGAIRSIRFTSDGQFLSMAEPADFVHIFDVKSDYNRRQELDFFGEISGMSFSPDTDALFVGVWDRTYGSLLQFGRLYNNWYHDSLL; encoded by the exons ATGTCCAATTATCACGACGATCACGTCGAAGACATGGAGGATGATTATGACATGGACGACCCCGCTGAGGACATGGTTGACGCCCACCACGAGCGAGGTTTAAGAGACTCCGATTCGGAGGATGACGAGTATGCCCATTCG AATGATAAGATCCCAGATACTTCGGCAGCGGATGCAAGAAAAGGGAAGGACATCCAAGGAATACCCTGGGAGAGGCTAGCTATCACAAGGGAAAACTACAGACAGACCAGATTAGAGCAGTACAAAAACTATGAGAACATTCCTAATTCTGGAGAAGCAGCAGCCAAG GAATGCAAACCGACTGTGAAAGGTGGAATGTATTATGAATTCAGACAAAATACTAGATCAGTAAAATCAACCATCCTACATTTTCAG CTGAGAAATTTAGTATGGGCTACATCCAAGCATGACGTCTACCTAATGTCACATTACTCAGTGCTTCACTGGTCAGCGTTGAGTGGTGTGGACACTGAACTTATGAATGTCCAAGGTCATGTGGCACCAAGGGAG AAGCATCCTGGAAGTCTATTAGAGGGGTTTTCTCAGACTCAAGTTAGTACCTTGGCAGTCAAGGACAATTTGCTGGTAGCTGGCGGATTTCAAGGGGAGCTAATCTGCAAG CACCTTGATCGAGAAGGAATAAGCTTTTGCTGTCGAACAACATATGATGATAATGCTATTACTAATGCAGTTGAGATATTCAATACTGCTAG TGGTGCTGTTCATTTCATGGCATCGAATAATGACTCCGGTGTAAGAGATTATGACATGGAGAGATTCCAGTTATGCAAGCACTTTCAGTTTGATTGGCCAGTAAAT CATACATCTCTGAGTCCTGACGGGAAGCTTGTTGTTATTGTGGGGGACGATCCTAATGGTTTACTTATTGATGCCAATTCAGGAAAG ACTCTTCATTCCATGAAAGGTCATCACGACTTCTCATTTGCATCAGCCTGGAGCCCTGATGGCCGAACGTTTGCTACTGGGAACCAAGACAAGACATGCCGAATCTGGGATGCGAGGAACCTATCAAAAGCAGTCCATGTATTGAAGGGTAACCTTGGAGCTATCAGATCAATCCGGTTTACGTCGGATGGGCAGTTCCTGTCGATGGCGGAACCAGCGGACTTTGTCCATATCTTTGACGTGAAGAGCGACTACAACAGAAGGCAAGAGCTGGACTTCTTCGGCGAGATATCTGGGATGTCTTTCAGCCCCGACACAGACGCCCTCTTCGTCGGCGTGTGGGATAGAACATATGGTAGCCTCCTCCAGTTTGGGCGTCTGTATAACAATTGGTACCATGACTCGCTGCTTTGA
- the LOC125512462 gene encoding ubiquitin-conjugating enzyme E2 11-like — protein MSARAPPPPTMPESDWAVRRIRKELKLLWLDPPAFCRPGPAPVTDPFHWEVVIDGPDGSPYSGGTFPVDVAIPKKYPMKPIKLTFKTKVYHPNIGPEGRMALDIFGEWWSPAITISTALLSVVSVLYDPVLDLPVRRDAALQYRHERGLFEQKARRWTRRYASAPVASFCPAAPGKELLEEAATSGAVARRRSCGAGKWRFFAARLLAI, from the exons ATGAGTGCgcgagcaccgccgccgccgaccatgCCGGAGTCCGACTGGGCGGTCAGGCGGATCCGCAAGGAGCTGAAGCTGCTCTGGCTCGACCCCCCGGCGTTCTGCCGGCCCGGCCCGGCGCCCGTGACGGACCCGTTCCACTGGGAGGTGGTCATCGACGGGCCCGACGGCAGCCCCTACTCCGGCGGCACGTTCCCCGTTGACGTCGCCATCCCCAAGAAGTACCCCATGAAGCCCATCAAGCTCACCTTCAAAACCAAG GTGTACCATCCGAACATCGGGCCGGAGGGGAGGATGGCCCTGGACATCTTCGGCGAGTGGTGGAGCCCGGCGATCACGATAAGCACGGCCCTCCTGTCCGTCGTCTCCGTCCTCTACGACCCCGTGCTGGATCTCCCCGTCCGCCGCGACGCCGCCCTGCAGTACAGGCACGAGCGGGGTCTCTTCGAGCAGAAAGCCAGGCGCTGGACCCGCAGATACGCCTCGGCGCCGGTCGCCTCCTTCTGCCCGGCAGCGCCAGGGAAGGAGCTGCTGGAGGAGGCGGCGACAAGTGGGGCAGTGGCACGTCGTCGTTCTTGCGGGGCAGGCAAATGGCGTTTCTTCGCGGCTCGTCTCCTTGCCATCTAG
- the LOC125512463 gene encoding ubiquitin-conjugating enzyme E2-16 kDa-like encodes MPQSGRAMRRIRKELELLWIDPPAFCRPGPAPVTDLFHWEVVIDGPHGSPYAGGTFPVGVAYPKDYPFHPIKLTFRTNVYHPNIGPEGRVALDIFGSEWRPSLTISTALLSVISVLHDPLLDRPVRRDAARLYKRERGLFEHKARDWTRRYASAPVASFYPAGTETFEEEAASGAVARRRSCGAGQWRSFAARLPCIQP; translated from the exons ATGCCGCAGTCTGGCCGGGCGATGAGGCGCATCCGCAAGGAACTGGAGCTGCTCTGGATCGACCCCCCGGCCTTCTGCCGGCCCGGCCCGGCGCCCGTGACGGACCTGTTCCACTGGGAGGTGGTCATCGACGGCCCCCACGGCAGCCCCTACGCCGGCGGCACCTTCCCCGTCGGCGTCGCCTACCCCAAGGACTACCCCTTCCACCCCATCAAGCTCACCTTCAGAACCAAT GTGTACCACCCCAACATCGGCCCGGAGGGGAGGGTGGCGCTGGACATCTTCGGGAGCGAGTGGAGGCCTTCTCTCACGATCAGCACGGCCCTCCTCTCTGTCATCTCGGTCCTCCACGACCCCCTGCTCGACCGCCCCGTCCGCCGCGACGCCGCCCGGCTGTACAAGCGCGAGCGGGGTCTCTTCGAGCACAAGGCCAGGGACTGGACCCGCAGGTACGCCTCGGCGCCGGTCGCCTCCTTCTATCCGGCGGGGACGGAGACGttcgaggaggaggcggccagcGGGGCAGTGGCACGTCGTCGTTCTTGCGGGGCAGGGCAATGGCGCTCCTTCGCGGCTCGTCTCCCATGCATCCAGCCATGA